One Oncorhynchus keta strain PuntledgeMale-10-30-2019 chromosome 11, Oket_V2, whole genome shotgun sequence DNA window includes the following coding sequences:
- the LOC118390524 gene encoding phosphatidylinositol-binding clathrin assembly protein-like isoform X3, which yields MSGQSITDRIAAAQHSMTGSAISKAVCKATTHEVSGPKKKHLDYLIHCTNELNVSVPHLADTLFERTANNSWVVVFKALVTTHHLMMYGNERLIQYLASRNTLFNLNNFLDKGALQGYDMSTFIRRYSRYLNEKAMSYRLVAVDFTKMKRGVDGVMRTMTVEKLIKTLPIIQNQLDALLDFQANSNELTNGVINSAFMLLFKDSIRLFAAYNEGVINMLEKYFDMKKNQCKDALEIYKTFLNRMTKLSEFLKVAEQVGIDQGDIPDLTQAPSSLLEALEQHLASLEGRKIKELSTATRANTLSSAVSSLSSTGISLSRMDEKEDENRLKDEGAKVIDVQTPTVSPSSQSVGSANGSSGVTDLFSNSSVVSVTNNVPNLTSDLFNLQPTFNPNIQTTHTVPSNNNAWGGDLLKPAQPTHIHSPGIPLQSGGKMMPTDLDSSLANLVGNLQFGGTPAKKPEPQWAQLVEKKPTGGTHWQSKTMCTSPNWNHHAPMAPQPMPIPQMNGMIYTGYAPAPVAFPMTTPQVPVYGMEMPPHQMGQMGGVPMMAPQHMMYNQPVLRHTNPFAPMPGAQAYFPMQMHFM from the exons ATGTCTGGACAGTCTATCACGGATCGGATCGCTGCGGCTCAGCACAGCATGACCGGATCCGCTATAAGCAAAGCCGTCTGCAAGGCCACGACGCATGAAGTCAGCGGACCCAAGAAGAAACACCTTGACT ACCTGATCCACTGCACCAACGAGCTGAACGTGAGTGTGCCCCACCTGGCTGACACGTTGTTTGAGAGGACGGCCAACAACAGCTGGGTGGTGGTGTTCAAGGCCCTCGTCACCACGCACCACCTCATGATGTACGGCAACGAG CGATTAATCCAGTATCTGGCGTCCAGAAACACACTTTTTAACCTGAACAACTTCTTGGATAAGGGAGCATTACAAG GTTATGACATGTCAACGTTCATCAGACGCTACAGCAGGTATCTGAATGAGAAGGCCATGTCCTACAGGCTGGTGGCTGTGGACTTCACCAAGATGAAGAGAGG GGTCGACGGTGTGATGCGCACCATGACGGTTGAGAAGCTGATCAAGACTCTACCGATTATTCAGAATCAGCTGGATGCACTGCTGGATTTTCAG GCTAACTCTAACGAACTGACCAATGGCGTCATCAACAGCGCCTTCATGCTGCTCTTCAAAGACTCCATCCGCCTCTTTGCCGCGTACAATGAAGGAGTCATCAACATGCTGG AGAAATATTTTGATATGAAGAAGAACCAATGCAAAGACGCCCTGGAGATTTATAAGACGTTTCTGAACAGAATGACCAAGCTGTCAGAGTTTCTCAAAGTTGCAGAG CAAGTTGGAATTGATCAGGGTGACATCCCCGATCTCACACAG GCCCCTAGCAGCCTCCTGGAAGCTTTGGAGCAGCATTTGGCCTCTCTGGAGGGGAGGAAAATCAAGGAGCTCTCCACAGCCACCAG AGCTAACACCTTGTCCAGTGCTGTGTCGTCACTGTCCAGCACTGGAATCTCCCTCAGCCGCATGGACGAGAAGGAGGACGAGAACAGGCTCAAG GACGAGGGAGCCAAGGTGATTGACGTGCAGACGCCGACCGTCTCTCCCAGCTCCCAGTCAGTGGGCAGTGCCAACGGCAGCAGTGGGGTCACAGACCTCTTCTCCAACTCATCTGTTGTATCCGTTACAAATAA CGTGCCAAATCTCACCAGTGACTTGTTCAACCTCCAGCCCACCTTCAACCCGAATATCCAGACCACACACACTGTGCCGTCTAACAACAACGCCTGGGGAg GGGACCTGTTGAAGCCAGCTCAGCCCACACACATCCACAGCCCTGGGATACCACTGCAATCTGGGGGGAAGATGATGCCCACTGACCTGGACTCCTCCTTAGCCAACCTTGTTGGCA ACTTGCAGTTCGGAGGAACACCAGCCAAAAA GCCAGAGCCCCAGTGGGCCCAGCTGGTAGAGAAGAAGCCCACAGGAGGGACTCACTGGCAGTCCAAAACCATGTGCACCAGCCCCAACTGGAACCATCATGCCCCCATGGCTCCTCAACCTATGCCCATACCACAAATG AATGGAATGATCTATACTGGCTAT GCTCCGGCTCCAGTGGCTTTTCCTATGACGACACCTCAAGTGCCTGTTTATGGAA tggaGATGCCTCCTCATCAGATGGGGCAGATGGGTGGAGTCCCTATGATGGCACCACAGCATATGATGTACAACCAACCTGTCCTTCGGCACACCAATCCATTCGCTCCCATGCCAGGAGCCCAG GCTTATTTTCCTATGCAGATGCACTTCATGTAG
- the LOC118390524 gene encoding phosphatidylinositol-binding clathrin assembly protein-like isoform X12, with translation MSGQSITDRIAAAQHSMTGSAISKAVCKATTHEVSGPKKKHLDYLIHCTNELNVSVPHLADTLFERTANNSWVVVFKALVTTHHLMMYGNERLIQYLASRNTLFNLNNFLDKGALQGYDMSTFIRRYSRYLNEKAMSYRLVAVDFTKMKRGVDGVMRTMTVEKLIKTLPIIQNQLDALLDFQANSNELTNGVINSAFMLLFKDSIRLFAAYNEGVINMLEKYFDMKKNQCKDALEIYKTFLNRMTKLSEFLKVAEQVGIDQGDIPDLTQAPSSLLEALEQHLASLEGRKIKELSTATRANTLSSAVSSLSSTGISLSRMDEKEDENRLKDEGAKVIDVQTPTVSPSSQSVGSANGSSGVTDLFSNSSVVSVTNNVPNLTSDLFNLQPTFNPNIQTTHTVPSNNNAWGGLGLPGDLLKPAQPTHIHSPGIPLQSGGKMMPTDLDSSLANLVGNLQFGGTPAKKPEPQWAQLVEKKPTGGTHWQSKTMCTSPNWNHHAPMAPQPMPIPQMAPAPVAFPMTTPQVPVYGMMGQMGGVPMMAPQHMMYNQPVLRHTNPFAPMPGAQAYFPMQMHFM, from the exons ATGTCTGGACAGTCTATCACGGATCGGATCGCTGCGGCTCAGCACAGCATGACCGGATCCGCTATAAGCAAAGCCGTCTGCAAGGCCACGACGCATGAAGTCAGCGGACCCAAGAAGAAACACCTTGACT ACCTGATCCACTGCACCAACGAGCTGAACGTGAGTGTGCCCCACCTGGCTGACACGTTGTTTGAGAGGACGGCCAACAACAGCTGGGTGGTGGTGTTCAAGGCCCTCGTCACCACGCACCACCTCATGATGTACGGCAACGAG CGATTAATCCAGTATCTGGCGTCCAGAAACACACTTTTTAACCTGAACAACTTCTTGGATAAGGGAGCATTACAAG GTTATGACATGTCAACGTTCATCAGACGCTACAGCAGGTATCTGAATGAGAAGGCCATGTCCTACAGGCTGGTGGCTGTGGACTTCACCAAGATGAAGAGAGG GGTCGACGGTGTGATGCGCACCATGACGGTTGAGAAGCTGATCAAGACTCTACCGATTATTCAGAATCAGCTGGATGCACTGCTGGATTTTCAG GCTAACTCTAACGAACTGACCAATGGCGTCATCAACAGCGCCTTCATGCTGCTCTTCAAAGACTCCATCCGCCTCTTTGCCGCGTACAATGAAGGAGTCATCAACATGCTGG AGAAATATTTTGATATGAAGAAGAACCAATGCAAAGACGCCCTGGAGATTTATAAGACGTTTCTGAACAGAATGACCAAGCTGTCAGAGTTTCTCAAAGTTGCAGAG CAAGTTGGAATTGATCAGGGTGACATCCCCGATCTCACACAG GCCCCTAGCAGCCTCCTGGAAGCTTTGGAGCAGCATTTGGCCTCTCTGGAGGGGAGGAAAATCAAGGAGCTCTCCACAGCCACCAG AGCTAACACCTTGTCCAGTGCTGTGTCGTCACTGTCCAGCACTGGAATCTCCCTCAGCCGCATGGACGAGAAGGAGGACGAGAACAGGCTCAAG GACGAGGGAGCCAAGGTGATTGACGTGCAGACGCCGACCGTCTCTCCCAGCTCCCAGTCAGTGGGCAGTGCCAACGGCAGCAGTGGGGTCACAGACCTCTTCTCCAACTCATCTGTTGTATCCGTTACAAATAA CGTGCCAAATCTCACCAGTGACTTGTTCAACCTCCAGCCCACCTTCAACCCGAATATCCAGACCACACACACTGTGCCGTCTAACAACAACGCCTGGGGAg GTTTGGGGCTCCCAGGGGACCTGTTGAAGCCAGCTCAGCCCACACACATCCACAGCCCTGGGATACCACTGCAATCTGGGGGGAAGATGATGCCCACTGACCTGGACTCCTCCTTAGCCAACCTTGTTGGCA ACTTGCAGTTCGGAGGAACACCAGCCAAAAA GCCAGAGCCCCAGTGGGCCCAGCTGGTAGAGAAGAAGCCCACAGGAGGGACTCACTGGCAGTCCAAAACCATGTGCACCAGCCCCAACTGGAACCATCATGCCCCCATGGCTCCTCAACCTATGCCCATACCACAAATG GCTCCGGCTCCAGTGGCTTTTCCTATGACGACACCTCAAGTGCCTGTTTATGGAATG ATGGGGCAGATGGGTGGAGTCCCTATGATGGCACCACAGCATATGATGTACAACCAACCTGTCCTTCGGCACACCAATCCATTCGCTCCCATGCCAGGAGCCCAG GCTTATTTTCCTATGCAGATGCACTTCATGTAG
- the LOC118390524 gene encoding phosphatidylinositol-binding clathrin assembly protein-like isoform X9 — MSGQSITDRIAAAQHSMTGSAISKAVCKATTHEVSGPKKKHLDYLIHCTNELNVSVPHLADTLFERTANNSWVVVFKALVTTHHLMMYGNERLIQYLASRNTLFNLNNFLDKGALQGYDMSTFIRRYSRYLNEKAMSYRLVAVDFTKMKRGVDGVMRTMTVEKLIKTLPIIQNQLDALLDFQANSNELTNGVINSAFMLLFKDSIRLFAAYNEGVINMLEKYFDMKKNQCKDALEIYKTFLNRMTKLSEFLKVAEQVGIDQGDIPDLTQAPSSLLEALEQHLASLEGRKIKELSTATRANTLSSAVSSLSSTGISLSRMDEKEDENRLKDEGAKVIDVQTPTVSPSSQSVGSANGSSGVTDLFSNSSVVSVTNNVPNLTSDLFNLQPTFNPNIQTTHTVPSNNNAWGGLGLPGDLLKPAQPTHIHSPGIPLQSGGKMMPTDLDSSLANLVGNLQFGGTPAKKPEPQWAQLVEKKPTGGTHWQSKTMCTSPNWNHHAPMAPQPMPIPQMAPAPVAFPMTTPQVPVYGMEMPPHQMGQMGGVPMMAPQHMMYNQPVLRHTNPFAPMPGAQAYFPMQMHFM; from the exons ATGTCTGGACAGTCTATCACGGATCGGATCGCTGCGGCTCAGCACAGCATGACCGGATCCGCTATAAGCAAAGCCGTCTGCAAGGCCACGACGCATGAAGTCAGCGGACCCAAGAAGAAACACCTTGACT ACCTGATCCACTGCACCAACGAGCTGAACGTGAGTGTGCCCCACCTGGCTGACACGTTGTTTGAGAGGACGGCCAACAACAGCTGGGTGGTGGTGTTCAAGGCCCTCGTCACCACGCACCACCTCATGATGTACGGCAACGAG CGATTAATCCAGTATCTGGCGTCCAGAAACACACTTTTTAACCTGAACAACTTCTTGGATAAGGGAGCATTACAAG GTTATGACATGTCAACGTTCATCAGACGCTACAGCAGGTATCTGAATGAGAAGGCCATGTCCTACAGGCTGGTGGCTGTGGACTTCACCAAGATGAAGAGAGG GGTCGACGGTGTGATGCGCACCATGACGGTTGAGAAGCTGATCAAGACTCTACCGATTATTCAGAATCAGCTGGATGCACTGCTGGATTTTCAG GCTAACTCTAACGAACTGACCAATGGCGTCATCAACAGCGCCTTCATGCTGCTCTTCAAAGACTCCATCCGCCTCTTTGCCGCGTACAATGAAGGAGTCATCAACATGCTGG AGAAATATTTTGATATGAAGAAGAACCAATGCAAAGACGCCCTGGAGATTTATAAGACGTTTCTGAACAGAATGACCAAGCTGTCAGAGTTTCTCAAAGTTGCAGAG CAAGTTGGAATTGATCAGGGTGACATCCCCGATCTCACACAG GCCCCTAGCAGCCTCCTGGAAGCTTTGGAGCAGCATTTGGCCTCTCTGGAGGGGAGGAAAATCAAGGAGCTCTCCACAGCCACCAG AGCTAACACCTTGTCCAGTGCTGTGTCGTCACTGTCCAGCACTGGAATCTCCCTCAGCCGCATGGACGAGAAGGAGGACGAGAACAGGCTCAAG GACGAGGGAGCCAAGGTGATTGACGTGCAGACGCCGACCGTCTCTCCCAGCTCCCAGTCAGTGGGCAGTGCCAACGGCAGCAGTGGGGTCACAGACCTCTTCTCCAACTCATCTGTTGTATCCGTTACAAATAA CGTGCCAAATCTCACCAGTGACTTGTTCAACCTCCAGCCCACCTTCAACCCGAATATCCAGACCACACACACTGTGCCGTCTAACAACAACGCCTGGGGAg GTTTGGGGCTCCCAGGGGACCTGTTGAAGCCAGCTCAGCCCACACACATCCACAGCCCTGGGATACCACTGCAATCTGGGGGGAAGATGATGCCCACTGACCTGGACTCCTCCTTAGCCAACCTTGTTGGCA ACTTGCAGTTCGGAGGAACACCAGCCAAAAA GCCAGAGCCCCAGTGGGCCCAGCTGGTAGAGAAGAAGCCCACAGGAGGGACTCACTGGCAGTCCAAAACCATGTGCACCAGCCCCAACTGGAACCATCATGCCCCCATGGCTCCTCAACCTATGCCCATACCACAAATG GCTCCGGCTCCAGTGGCTTTTCCTATGACGACACCTCAAGTGCCTGTTTATGGAA tggaGATGCCTCCTCATCAGATGGGGCAGATGGGTGGAGTCCCTATGATGGCACCACAGCATATGATGTACAACCAACCTGTCCTTCGGCACACCAATCCATTCGCTCCCATGCCAGGAGCCCAG GCTTATTTTCCTATGCAGATGCACTTCATGTAG
- the LOC118390524 gene encoding phosphatidylinositol-binding clathrin assembly protein-like isoform X4: MSGQSITDRIAAAQHSMTGSAISKAVCKATTHEVSGPKKKHLDYLIHCTNELNVSVPHLADTLFERTANNSWVVVFKALVTTHHLMMYGNERLIQYLASRNTLFNLNNFLDKGALQGYDMSTFIRRYSRYLNEKAMSYRLVAVDFTKMKRGVDGVMRTMTVEKLIKTLPIIQNQLDALLDFQANSNELTNGVINSAFMLLFKDSIRLFAAYNEGVINMLEKYFDMKKNQCKDALEIYKTFLNRMTKLSEFLKVAEQVGIDQGDIPDLTQAPSSLLEALEQHLASLEGRKIKELSTATRANTLSSAVSSLSSTGISLSRMDEKEDENRLKDEGAKVIDVQTPTVSPSSQSVGSANGSSGVTDLFSNSSVVSVTNNVPNLTSDLFNLQPTFNPNIQTTHTVPSNNNAWGGDLLKPAQPTHIHSPGIPLQSGGKMMPTDLDSSLANLVGNLQFGGTPAKKPEPQWAQLVEKKPTGGTHWQSKTMCTSPNWNHHAPMAPQPMPIPQMNGMIYTGYAPAPVAFPMTTPQVPVYGMMPPHQMGQMGGVPMMAPQHMMYNQPVLRHTNPFAPMPGAQAYFPMQMHFM, from the exons ATGTCTGGACAGTCTATCACGGATCGGATCGCTGCGGCTCAGCACAGCATGACCGGATCCGCTATAAGCAAAGCCGTCTGCAAGGCCACGACGCATGAAGTCAGCGGACCCAAGAAGAAACACCTTGACT ACCTGATCCACTGCACCAACGAGCTGAACGTGAGTGTGCCCCACCTGGCTGACACGTTGTTTGAGAGGACGGCCAACAACAGCTGGGTGGTGGTGTTCAAGGCCCTCGTCACCACGCACCACCTCATGATGTACGGCAACGAG CGATTAATCCAGTATCTGGCGTCCAGAAACACACTTTTTAACCTGAACAACTTCTTGGATAAGGGAGCATTACAAG GTTATGACATGTCAACGTTCATCAGACGCTACAGCAGGTATCTGAATGAGAAGGCCATGTCCTACAGGCTGGTGGCTGTGGACTTCACCAAGATGAAGAGAGG GGTCGACGGTGTGATGCGCACCATGACGGTTGAGAAGCTGATCAAGACTCTACCGATTATTCAGAATCAGCTGGATGCACTGCTGGATTTTCAG GCTAACTCTAACGAACTGACCAATGGCGTCATCAACAGCGCCTTCATGCTGCTCTTCAAAGACTCCATCCGCCTCTTTGCCGCGTACAATGAAGGAGTCATCAACATGCTGG AGAAATATTTTGATATGAAGAAGAACCAATGCAAAGACGCCCTGGAGATTTATAAGACGTTTCTGAACAGAATGACCAAGCTGTCAGAGTTTCTCAAAGTTGCAGAG CAAGTTGGAATTGATCAGGGTGACATCCCCGATCTCACACAG GCCCCTAGCAGCCTCCTGGAAGCTTTGGAGCAGCATTTGGCCTCTCTGGAGGGGAGGAAAATCAAGGAGCTCTCCACAGCCACCAG AGCTAACACCTTGTCCAGTGCTGTGTCGTCACTGTCCAGCACTGGAATCTCCCTCAGCCGCATGGACGAGAAGGAGGACGAGAACAGGCTCAAG GACGAGGGAGCCAAGGTGATTGACGTGCAGACGCCGACCGTCTCTCCCAGCTCCCAGTCAGTGGGCAGTGCCAACGGCAGCAGTGGGGTCACAGACCTCTTCTCCAACTCATCTGTTGTATCCGTTACAAATAA CGTGCCAAATCTCACCAGTGACTTGTTCAACCTCCAGCCCACCTTCAACCCGAATATCCAGACCACACACACTGTGCCGTCTAACAACAACGCCTGGGGAg GGGACCTGTTGAAGCCAGCTCAGCCCACACACATCCACAGCCCTGGGATACCACTGCAATCTGGGGGGAAGATGATGCCCACTGACCTGGACTCCTCCTTAGCCAACCTTGTTGGCA ACTTGCAGTTCGGAGGAACACCAGCCAAAAA GCCAGAGCCCCAGTGGGCCCAGCTGGTAGAGAAGAAGCCCACAGGAGGGACTCACTGGCAGTCCAAAACCATGTGCACCAGCCCCAACTGGAACCATCATGCCCCCATGGCTCCTCAACCTATGCCCATACCACAAATG AATGGAATGATCTATACTGGCTAT GCTCCGGCTCCAGTGGCTTTTCCTATGACGACACCTCAAGTGCCTGTTTATGGAATG ATGCCTCCTCATCAGATGGGGCAGATGGGTGGAGTCCCTATGATGGCACCACAGCATATGATGTACAACCAACCTGTCCTTCGGCACACCAATCCATTCGCTCCCATGCCAGGAGCCCAG GCTTATTTTCCTATGCAGATGCACTTCATGTAG
- the LOC118390524 gene encoding phosphatidylinositol-binding clathrin assembly protein-like isoform X1 — MSGQSITDRIAAAQHSMTGSAISKAVCKATTHEVSGPKKKHLDYLIHCTNELNVSVPHLADTLFERTANNSWVVVFKALVTTHHLMMYGNERLIQYLASRNTLFNLNNFLDKGALQGYDMSTFIRRYSRYLNEKAMSYRLVAVDFTKMKRGVDGVMRTMTVEKLIKTLPIIQNQLDALLDFQANSNELTNGVINSAFMLLFKDSIRLFAAYNEGVINMLEKYFDMKKNQCKDALEIYKTFLNRMTKLSEFLKVAEQVGIDQGDIPDLTQAPSSLLEALEQHLASLEGRKIKELSTATRANTLSSAVSSLSSTGISLSRMDEKEDENRLKDEGAKVIDVQTPTVSPSSQSVGSANGSSGVTDLFSNSSVVSVTNNVPNLTSDLFNLQPTFNPNIQTTHTVPSNNNAWGGLGLPGDLLKPAQPTHIHSPGIPLQSGGKMMPTDLDSSLANLVGNLQFGGTPAKKPEPQWAQLVEKKPTGGTHWQSKTMCTSPNWNHHAPMAPQPMPIPQMNGMIYTGYAPAPVAFPMTTPQVPVYGMEMPPHQMGQMGGVPMMAPQHMMYNQPVLRHTNPFAPMPGAQAYFPMQMHFM, encoded by the exons ATGTCTGGACAGTCTATCACGGATCGGATCGCTGCGGCTCAGCACAGCATGACCGGATCCGCTATAAGCAAAGCCGTCTGCAAGGCCACGACGCATGAAGTCAGCGGACCCAAGAAGAAACACCTTGACT ACCTGATCCACTGCACCAACGAGCTGAACGTGAGTGTGCCCCACCTGGCTGACACGTTGTTTGAGAGGACGGCCAACAACAGCTGGGTGGTGGTGTTCAAGGCCCTCGTCACCACGCACCACCTCATGATGTACGGCAACGAG CGATTAATCCAGTATCTGGCGTCCAGAAACACACTTTTTAACCTGAACAACTTCTTGGATAAGGGAGCATTACAAG GTTATGACATGTCAACGTTCATCAGACGCTACAGCAGGTATCTGAATGAGAAGGCCATGTCCTACAGGCTGGTGGCTGTGGACTTCACCAAGATGAAGAGAGG GGTCGACGGTGTGATGCGCACCATGACGGTTGAGAAGCTGATCAAGACTCTACCGATTATTCAGAATCAGCTGGATGCACTGCTGGATTTTCAG GCTAACTCTAACGAACTGACCAATGGCGTCATCAACAGCGCCTTCATGCTGCTCTTCAAAGACTCCATCCGCCTCTTTGCCGCGTACAATGAAGGAGTCATCAACATGCTGG AGAAATATTTTGATATGAAGAAGAACCAATGCAAAGACGCCCTGGAGATTTATAAGACGTTTCTGAACAGAATGACCAAGCTGTCAGAGTTTCTCAAAGTTGCAGAG CAAGTTGGAATTGATCAGGGTGACATCCCCGATCTCACACAG GCCCCTAGCAGCCTCCTGGAAGCTTTGGAGCAGCATTTGGCCTCTCTGGAGGGGAGGAAAATCAAGGAGCTCTCCACAGCCACCAG AGCTAACACCTTGTCCAGTGCTGTGTCGTCACTGTCCAGCACTGGAATCTCCCTCAGCCGCATGGACGAGAAGGAGGACGAGAACAGGCTCAAG GACGAGGGAGCCAAGGTGATTGACGTGCAGACGCCGACCGTCTCTCCCAGCTCCCAGTCAGTGGGCAGTGCCAACGGCAGCAGTGGGGTCACAGACCTCTTCTCCAACTCATCTGTTGTATCCGTTACAAATAA CGTGCCAAATCTCACCAGTGACTTGTTCAACCTCCAGCCCACCTTCAACCCGAATATCCAGACCACACACACTGTGCCGTCTAACAACAACGCCTGGGGAg GTTTGGGGCTCCCAGGGGACCTGTTGAAGCCAGCTCAGCCCACACACATCCACAGCCCTGGGATACCACTGCAATCTGGGGGGAAGATGATGCCCACTGACCTGGACTCCTCCTTAGCCAACCTTGTTGGCA ACTTGCAGTTCGGAGGAACACCAGCCAAAAA GCCAGAGCCCCAGTGGGCCCAGCTGGTAGAGAAGAAGCCCACAGGAGGGACTCACTGGCAGTCCAAAACCATGTGCACCAGCCCCAACTGGAACCATCATGCCCCCATGGCTCCTCAACCTATGCCCATACCACAAATG AATGGAATGATCTATACTGGCTAT GCTCCGGCTCCAGTGGCTTTTCCTATGACGACACCTCAAGTGCCTGTTTATGGAA tggaGATGCCTCCTCATCAGATGGGGCAGATGGGTGGAGTCCCTATGATGGCACCACAGCATATGATGTACAACCAACCTGTCCTTCGGCACACCAATCCATTCGCTCCCATGCCAGGAGCCCAG GCTTATTTTCCTATGCAGATGCACTTCATGTAG
- the LOC118390524 gene encoding phosphatidylinositol-binding clathrin assembly protein-like isoform X6: MSGQSITDRIAAAQHSMTGSAISKAVCKATTHEVSGPKKKHLDYLIHCTNELNVSVPHLADTLFERTANNSWVVVFKALVTTHHLMMYGNERLIQYLASRNTLFNLNNFLDKGALQGYDMSTFIRRYSRYLNEKAMSYRLVAVDFTKMKRGVDGVMRTMTVEKLIKTLPIIQNQLDALLDFQANSNELTNGVINSAFMLLFKDSIRLFAAYNEGVINMLEKYFDMKKNQCKDALEIYKTFLNRMTKLSEFLKVAEQVGIDQGDIPDLTQAPSSLLEALEQHLASLEGRKIKELSTATRANTLSSAVSSLSSTGISLSRMDEKEDENRLKDEGAKVIDVQTPTVSPSSQSVGSANGSSGVTDLFSNSSVVSVTNNVPNLTSDLFNLQPTFNPNIQTTHTVPSNNNAWGGLGLPGDLLKPAQPTHIHSPGIPLQSGGKMMPTDLDSSLANLVGNLQFGGTPAKKPEPQWAQLVEKKPTGGTHWQSKTMCTSPNWNHHAPMAPQPMPIPQMNGMIYTGYAPAPVAFPMTTPQVPVYGMMGQMGGVPMMAPQHMMYNQPVLRHTNPFAPMPGAQAYFPMQMHFM; this comes from the exons ATGTCTGGACAGTCTATCACGGATCGGATCGCTGCGGCTCAGCACAGCATGACCGGATCCGCTATAAGCAAAGCCGTCTGCAAGGCCACGACGCATGAAGTCAGCGGACCCAAGAAGAAACACCTTGACT ACCTGATCCACTGCACCAACGAGCTGAACGTGAGTGTGCCCCACCTGGCTGACACGTTGTTTGAGAGGACGGCCAACAACAGCTGGGTGGTGGTGTTCAAGGCCCTCGTCACCACGCACCACCTCATGATGTACGGCAACGAG CGATTAATCCAGTATCTGGCGTCCAGAAACACACTTTTTAACCTGAACAACTTCTTGGATAAGGGAGCATTACAAG GTTATGACATGTCAACGTTCATCAGACGCTACAGCAGGTATCTGAATGAGAAGGCCATGTCCTACAGGCTGGTGGCTGTGGACTTCACCAAGATGAAGAGAGG GGTCGACGGTGTGATGCGCACCATGACGGTTGAGAAGCTGATCAAGACTCTACCGATTATTCAGAATCAGCTGGATGCACTGCTGGATTTTCAG GCTAACTCTAACGAACTGACCAATGGCGTCATCAACAGCGCCTTCATGCTGCTCTTCAAAGACTCCATCCGCCTCTTTGCCGCGTACAATGAAGGAGTCATCAACATGCTGG AGAAATATTTTGATATGAAGAAGAACCAATGCAAAGACGCCCTGGAGATTTATAAGACGTTTCTGAACAGAATGACCAAGCTGTCAGAGTTTCTCAAAGTTGCAGAG CAAGTTGGAATTGATCAGGGTGACATCCCCGATCTCACACAG GCCCCTAGCAGCCTCCTGGAAGCTTTGGAGCAGCATTTGGCCTCTCTGGAGGGGAGGAAAATCAAGGAGCTCTCCACAGCCACCAG AGCTAACACCTTGTCCAGTGCTGTGTCGTCACTGTCCAGCACTGGAATCTCCCTCAGCCGCATGGACGAGAAGGAGGACGAGAACAGGCTCAAG GACGAGGGAGCCAAGGTGATTGACGTGCAGACGCCGACCGTCTCTCCCAGCTCCCAGTCAGTGGGCAGTGCCAACGGCAGCAGTGGGGTCACAGACCTCTTCTCCAACTCATCTGTTGTATCCGTTACAAATAA CGTGCCAAATCTCACCAGTGACTTGTTCAACCTCCAGCCCACCTTCAACCCGAATATCCAGACCACACACACTGTGCCGTCTAACAACAACGCCTGGGGAg GTTTGGGGCTCCCAGGGGACCTGTTGAAGCCAGCTCAGCCCACACACATCCACAGCCCTGGGATACCACTGCAATCTGGGGGGAAGATGATGCCCACTGACCTGGACTCCTCCTTAGCCAACCTTGTTGGCA ACTTGCAGTTCGGAGGAACACCAGCCAAAAA GCCAGAGCCCCAGTGGGCCCAGCTGGTAGAGAAGAAGCCCACAGGAGGGACTCACTGGCAGTCCAAAACCATGTGCACCAGCCCCAACTGGAACCATCATGCCCCCATGGCTCCTCAACCTATGCCCATACCACAAATG AATGGAATGATCTATACTGGCTAT GCTCCGGCTCCAGTGGCTTTTCCTATGACGACACCTCAAGTGCCTGTTTATGGAATG ATGGGGCAGATGGGTGGAGTCCCTATGATGGCACCACAGCATATGATGTACAACCAACCTGTCCTTCGGCACACCAATCCATTCGCTCCCATGCCAGGAGCCCAG GCTTATTTTCCTATGCAGATGCACTTCATGTAG